The Brachyhypopomus gauderio isolate BG-103 chromosome 1, BGAUD_0.2, whole genome shotgun sequence genome includes a window with the following:
- the mcrs1 gene encoding microspherule protein 1 isoform X1 has translation MDIKTAINEIMERDIKADVGSAVVGGSTVGSMGIQNRSEDEETTGVKDVKRTAAQAFSGGGLVPKRRSSSRSIKRKKFDDELVESSLAKSSSRVKGPPLIEPVRCTGTEPSSNEKKKVSKSSTSLTPPLTMVITPSPITKRVKKSKQPLQITKDLGRWKPTDDLLLINAVLQTTDLTSVHLGVKFSCRFTLREIQERWYALLYDPVISKLAWQAMRQLHPEAIAAVQSKALFSQAEEVLLAKISSSSQPKLEVFQDLLSKHPSVFYPSRTAKSLLVHWQLLKQYYLLDDQSVQPLPKADQVLNFSDAEQMVDDAKLKDSRDEVLEHELMVADRHQKREIRQLEQELPRWQVLVDSITGMNSPDFDNQTLAALRGRMVRYLMRSREITLGRATKDKQIDVDLSLEGPAWKISRQQGIIKLKNNGDFFIANEGRRPIYIDGRPVLSGNKWKLNNNSVMEIAGLRFVFLINQELISLIKAETAKMNQQ, from the exons ATGGACATTAAAACGGCGATAAACGAAATCATGGAAAGGG ATATTAAGGCAGATGTTGGCTCTGCAGTGGTTGGAGGGTCAACTGTTGGAAGTATGGGAATACAAAACAGATCTGAAGATGAGGAGACCACAGGTGTAAAGGATGTGAAAAGAACAGCTGCTCAGGCCTTCAGCGGAGGTGGTCTGGTTCCCAAAAGGAGAAGTTCTTCCAG GTCAATTAAGAGAAAAAAGTTTGACGATGAACTTGTTGAGAGCAGCCTGGCTAAGTCTTCCAGCAGGGTAAAGGGCCCCCCATTAATCGAGCCAGTTCGATGTACTGGCACCGAGCCATCGtctaatgagaaaaaaaag GTTTCAAAATCCAGCACCTCCTTAACTCCACCGCTCACCATGGTGATCACACCATCCCCAATTACCAAAAGAGTGAAGAAAAGCAAGCAACCTCTGCAGATCACTAAAGATCTTGGACGCTGGAAACCCACCGATGACCTGCTCTTAATTAATGCAGTGCTGCAG ACGACTGATCTCACATCTGTTCACTTGGGAGTGAAGTTCAGCTGTCGCTTCACGCTTAGGGAGATTCAGGAGCGGTGGTACGCTCTGCTCTATGACCCTGTCATATCAAA GCTGGCTTGGCAGGCCATGAGACAACTCCACCCAGAAGCTATCGCTGCAGTGCAGAGTAAAGCTTTGTTCAGCCAAGCAGAAGAGGTTCTGCTGGCAAAGATTAGCTCG AGCAGTCAACCAAAATTGGAGGTCTTCCAGGACTTGCTGAGTAAGCACCCCAGTGTCTTTTACCCATCACGCACAGCCAAGAGCTTGCTGGTGCATTGGCAACTGCTCAAACAATACTACTTACTGGATGATCAAAGTG tcCAACCACTCCCCAAAGCAGACCAGGTTCTTAACTTCTCAGATGCAGAGCAGATGGTTGATGATGCCAAGCTAAA GGACAGTAGGGATGAGGTGCTGGAGCATG AGTTGATGGTTGCAGATCGACATCAGAAAAGAGAGATCAGGCAGTTGGAGCAGGAGCTTCCCCGGTGGCAGGTCCTAGTGGACAGCATCACAG GCATGAACTCTCCAGACTTTGATAACCAGACATTGGCAGCATTAAGAGGCCGCATGGTCCGATACCTCATGAGGTCTAGAGAG ATCACTCTTGGCCGGGCCACCAAGGACAAACAGATAGATGTGGATCTGTCTTTAGAGGGACCAGCGTGGAAAATTTCCAGACAGCAGG GGATCATCAAACTGAAAAACAATggtgatttcttcattgcaaaCGAGGGCCGGAGACCAATCTACATTGATGGCAGACCTGTTCTCTCTGGTAACAAGTGGAAGCTTAACAACAACTCTGTGATGGAG ATTGCAGGTCTTCGTTTTGTGTTCCTCATCAACCAGGAGCTGATCTCTCTTATCAAAGCAGAAACAGCCAAGATGAACCAGCAGTAA
- the suox gene encoding sulfite oxidase, mitochondrial produces MTFFSLDADVRVLPLALLGSAFQKCGCCAPYQADPARLFVGGGERTREIEYNRTSFTAQVTNAMHRLRHCQGLACVFSLSAQSVPKLKNSIPVASSCSGRLSNHWRSQSSHQGRSYYFDSSQQPRLRYVLTGLLAGTGAVVAYGLHQVKSERATGTAPQSVPLPVYTQEEVVKHCSLDKGIWVTYNGAVYDITDFVAIHPGGDKILLAAGGALEPFWSLYAVHEQEHVQEILSEYKVGVLRAEDTKKQQAANLADPYSTDPPRHPALIINSLKPFNAEPPAGLLSDSYITPSALFFTRNHLPVPQVDPSKYRLKIEGLPGNAVSLTLDELKSNFPKYTVTATIQCAGNRRSDMNKVKQVKGLNWGFAAISNAKWSGARLRDVLYRYGFGPEVAAKAQHVHFEGLDRDVTGTSYGASIPLNKAVSEEGDVLLAYEMNGEDLPADHGYPVRVIVPGVVGARNVKWLGKIVISEVESESHWQQNDYKGFSPGTDWDTVNYKSAPAIQELPVQSAITQPTDGFLVHRSMEEMKVKGYAWSGGGREVVRVDVSVDGGKTWHVAKLRDNGEGEDPAPSPMPGRTWAWKLWEIAIPVPEGVEELEVVCKATDSSYNAQPDTVPPIWNLRGVLCNAWHRIKVKVK; encoded by the exons ATGACGTTTTTTTCTCTGGACGCTGACGTCAGAGTCCTGCCACTCGCGCTCCTTGGCTCGGCGTTCCAGAAATGTGGTTGTTGTGCTCCGTATCAAGCAGACCCAGCAAGGCTTTTTGTCGGCGGTGGAGAGAGAACACGTGAGATTGAATATAATAGGACATCTTTTACAGCGCAA GTCACTAATGCAATGCACCGTCTAAGACATTGCCAAGGCCTTGCTTGTGTTTTCAGTCTCAGCGCTCAAAG CGTCCCGAAGCTGAAGAACAGCATTCCTGTGGCATCATCATGTTCAGGACGTCTTTCTAATCACTGGAGAAGCCAGAGTAGCCACCAAGGGCGGAGCTACTACTTCGACAGCTCTCAGCAGCCGAGGCTCAGATATGTTCTGACGGGCCTGTTGGCTGGTACTGGTGCTGTAGTAGCCTATGGTCTTCATCAAGTGAAG TCTGAGCGAGCAACTGGTACAGCACCTCAGTCAGTCCCCTTGCCTGTGTACACCCAGGAAGAGGTTGTGAAACACTGCTCCCTGGACAAGGGCATATGGGTCACCTACAATGGAGCCGTCTATGACATCACTGACTTTGTGGCCATACATCCTGGAGGCGACAAAATCCTGCTGGCTGCAGGTGGCGCTCTTGAGCCCTTTTGGTCACTGTATGCCGTACACGAACAGGAGCATGTTCAGGAGATTCTGTCTGAGTACAAGGTGGGTGTCCTTCGAGCAGAGGACACTAAGAAGCAGCAGGCTGCTAATCTTGCAGACCCTTATTCCACTGACCCACCTCGTCACCCTGCCCTCATTATCAACAGCCTGAAACCATTCAATGCTGAACCACCTGCTGGCCTTCTTTCAGACAGCTATATCACCCCCTCTGCCCTCTTCTTCACACGCAACCATCTACCTGTTCCCCAGGTGGACCCAAGCAAATACAGGCTGAAGATAGAGGGCCTTCCTGGGAATGCTGTGTCATTGACCTTGGATGAACTTAAATCTAATTTTCCTAAATACACAGTGACCGCGACCATCCAGTGTGCAGGGAACCGCCGATCCGACATGAACAAAGTTAAGCAGGTTAAAGGGCTGAACTGGGGATTTGCGGCTATAAGCAATGCTAAATGGTCAGGTGCTCGTCTGCGGGATGTCCTGTACCGCTATGGCTTTGGCCCCGAGGTGGCAGCTAAGGCTCAGCATGTGCATTTTGAAGGCTTGGACAGAGATGTGACCGGGACCTCATATGGAGCGTCCATCCCACTGAACAAAGCGGTGAGTGAAGAGGGAGACGTTCTTCTAGCTTATGAGATGAACGGCGAGGATCTGCCTGCAGACCATGGCTACCCCGTGCGTGTGATTGTGCCCGGGGTTGTTGGAGCACGGAATGTCAAATGGCTAGGCAAGATTGTCATTAGTGAGGTAGAAAGTGAGAGTCACTGGCAGCAGAATGACTACAAAGGTTTCTCCCCGGGCACCGACTGGGACACGGTGAACTACAAATCTGCACCAGCCATCCAGGAGCTTCCAGTTCAGTCAGCCATCACCCAGCCGACAGACGGGTTTTTGGTGCACCGCAGCATGGAGGAAATGAAGGTGAAAGGTTATGCTTGGAGTGgtggaggcagggaggtggtgCGGGTGGACGTCTCTGTGGATGGTGGCAAGACATGGCACGTAGCTAAACTGCGGGACAATGGGGAAGGTGAAGACCCTGCACCCTCACCAATGCCTGGGCGAACATGGGCCTGGAAGCTCTGGGAGATTGCAATCCCTGTACCAGAGGGAGTAGAAGAGCTGGAGGTTGTGTGCAAGGCTACTGACAGTAGTTACAATGCGCAGCCAGACACTGTGCCACCTATTTGGAACTTAAGAGGAGTGCTTTGTAATGCTTGGCATCGAATAAAGGTGAAAGTGAAATGA
- the LOC143514201 gene encoding tubulin alpha-1A chain, with amino-acid sequence MRECISIHVGQAGVQIGNACWELYCLEHGIQPDGQMPSDKTIGGGDDSFNTFFSETGAGKHVPRAVFVDLEPTVIDEVRTGTYRQLFHPEQLITGKEDAANNYARGHYTIGKEIIDLVLDRIRKLADQCTGLQGFLVFHSFGGGTGSGFTSLLMERLSVDYGKKSKLEFSIYPAPQVSTAVVEPYNSILTTHTTLEHSDCAFMVDNEAIYDICRRNLDIERPTYTNLNRLIGQIVSSITASLRFDGALNVDLTEFQTNLVPYPRIHFPLATYAPVISAEKAYHEQLSVAEITNACFEPSNQMVKCDPRHGKYMACCLLYRGDVVPKDVNAAIATIKTKRTIQFVDWCPTGFKVGINYQPPTVVPGGDLAKVQRAVCMLSNTTAIAEAWARLDHKFDLMYAKRAFVHWYVGEGMEEGEFSEAREDMAALEKDYEEVGVDSVEGEGEEEGEEY; translated from the exons ATG CGTGAGTGTATCTCCATCCACGTGGGCCAGGCTGGTGTTCAGATTGGTAATGCCTGCTGGGAGCTGTACTGCCTTGAGCATGGCATTCAGCCGGATGGGCAAATGCCTAGTGACAAGACCATTGGTGGAGGTGACGATTCCTTCAACACCTTTTTCAGTGAGACAGGAGCTGGCAAGCACGTACCCAGGGCAGTGTTTGTGGATCTGGAGCCCACTGTGATTG ATGAGGTCCGCACTGGCACATACCGTCAGCTGTTCCACCCTGAGCAGCTGATCACTGGAAAGGAAGATGCAGCCAACAACTACGCTCGGGGACATTACACCATTGGCAAAGAAATTATTGACTTGGTTCTCGACAGGATCCGGAAGCTG GCTGACCAGTGCACTGGTCTTCAGGGCTTCCTGGTCTTCCACAGCTTTGGAGGTGGAACTGGATCTGGTTTCACTTCCTTGCTGATGGAGCGCCTCTCAGTTGACTATGGAAAGAAGTCAAAGCTGGAGTTCTCCATCTACCCAGCTCCTCAGGTGTCCACCGCTGTTGTGGAGCCTTACAACTCCATCCTGACAACTCACACTACCCTCGAGCACTCAGACTGTGCTTTCATGGTTGATAATGAAGCAATCTATGACATTTGCCGTAGGAACCTCGATATCGAGCGTCCAACCTACACCAACCTTAACAGGCTGATCGGTCAGATTGTGTCCTCCATCACAGCCTCCCTCCGATTTGATGGCGCCTTGAATGTTGATCTGACTGAGTTCCAAACCAACTTGGTGCCCTACCCTCGTATCCACTTCCCACTGGCCACATATGCCCCAGTGATCTCAGCTGAGAAAGCTTACCATGAGCAGCTCTCAGTGGCTGAAATCACCAATGCTTGCTTTGAACCATCTAATCAGATGGTAAAATGTGACCCACGTCATGGCAAATACATGGCTTGCTGCTTGCTGTACCGTGGTGACGTTGTACCAAAAGACGTCAATGCAGCCATTGCTACGATTAAGACCAAGCGTACCATCCAGTTTGTAGATTGGTGCCCAACTGGTTTCAAAGTTGGTATCAACTACCAGCCCCCGACTGTGGTACCTGGTGGTGATCTAGCCAAGGTCCAGAGAGCTGTGTGCATGCTTAGCAACACCACAGCCATTGCAGAGGCTTGGGCCAGACTGGACCACAAGTTTGATCTAATGTATGCCAAGCGTGCTTTTGTGCACTGGTATGTAGGAGAGGGTATGGAGGAGGGAGAGTTCTCTGAGGCTAGAGAGGATATGGCTGCCCTAGAGAAGGATTATGAGGAGGTTGGTGTTGATTCTgttgagggagagggagaggaggagggagaagagTATTAG
- the LOC143514197 gene encoding tubulin alpha-1B chain, translating to MRECISIHVGQAGVQIGNACWELYCLEHGIQPDGQMPSDKTIGGGDDSFNTFFSETGAGKHVPRAVFVDLEPTVIDEVRTGTYRQLFHPEQLITGKEDAANNYARGHYTIGKEIIDLVLDRIRKLADQCTGLQGFLVFHSFGGGTGSGFTSLLMERLSVDYGKKSKLEFSIYPAPQVSTAVVEPYNSILTTHTTLEHSDCAFMVDNEAIYDICRRNLDIERPTYTNLNRLISQIVSSITASLRFDGALNVDLTEFQTNLVPYPRIHFPLATYAPVISAEKAYHEQLSVAEITNACFEPANQMVKCDPRHGKYMACCLLYRGDVVPKDVNAAIATIKTKRTIQFVDWCPTGFKVGINYQPPTVVPGGDLAKVQRAVCMLSNTTAIAEAWARLDHKFDLMYAKRAFVHWYVGEGMEEGEFSEAREDMAALEKDYEEVGVDSIEGEGEEEGEEY from the exons ATG CGTGAGTGTATCTCCATCCACGTGGGCCAGGCTGGTGTTCAGATTGGTAATGCCTGCTGGGAGCTGTACTGCCTTGAGCATGGCATTCAGCCGGATGGGCAAATGCCTAGCGACAAGACCATTGGTGGAGGTGACGATTCCTTCAACACCTTTTTCAGTGAGACAGGAGCTGGCAAGCACGTACCCAGAGCAGTATTTGTGGATCTGGAGCCTACTGTGATTG ATGAGGTCCGCACTGGCACATATCGTCAGCTGTTCCACCCTGAGCAGCTGATCACTGGAAAGGAAGATGCAGCCAACAACTACGCTCGTGGACATTACACCATTGGCAAAGAAATCATTGACTTGGTTCTCGACAGGATCCGGAAGCTG GCTGACCAGTGCACAGGTCTTCAGGGCTTCCTGGTCTTCCACAGTTTTGGCGGTGGAACTGGTTCTGGTTTCACTTCCTTGCTGATGGAGCGTCTCTCAGTTGACTATGGAAAGAAGTCAAAGCTGGAGTTCTCCATCTACCCAGCACCTCAGGTGTCCACTGCTGTTGTGGAGCCTTACAACTCTATCCTGACAACTCACACCACCCTTGAGCACTCAGACTGTGCTTTCATGGTCGATAATGAAGCAATCTATGACATTTGCCGTAGGAACCTCGATATCGAGCGTCCAACCTACACCAACCTTAACAGGCTGATCAGTCAGATTGTGTCCTCCATCACAGCCTCCCTCCGATTTGATGGCGCCTTGAATGTTGATCTGACTGAGTTCCAGACCAACTTGGTGCCCTACCCTCGTATCCACTTCCCACTGGCCACATATGCCCCAGTGATCTCAGCTGAGAAAGCTTACCATGAGCAGCTCTCAGTGGCTGAAATCACCAATGCTTGCTTTGAACCAGCAAATCAGATGGTGAAATGTGACCCACGTCATGGCAAGTACATGGCTTGCTGCTTGCTGTACCGTGGTGACGTTGTACCAAAAGATGTTAATGCAGCCATTGCCACCATTAAGACCAAGCGTACCATCCAGTTTGTAGATTGGTGCCCAACTGGTTTCAAAGTTGGCATCAACTACCAGCCCCCGACTGTGGTACCTGGTGGTGATCTTGCCAAGGTCCAGAGAGCTGTGTGCATGCTTAGCAACACCACAGCCATTGCAGAGGCTTGGGCCAGACTGGACCACAAGTTTGATCTAATGTATGCCAAGCGTGCCTTTGTGCACTGGTATGTAGGAGAGGGTATGGAGGAAGGAGAGTTCTCTGAGGCCAGAGAGGATATGGCTGCCCTGGAGAAGGATTATGAGGAGGTTGGTGTTGATTCTattgagggagagggagaggaggagggggaagagTATTAA
- the LOC143514261 gene encoding uncharacterized protein LOC143514261, whose protein sequence is MADLVLSRIMRRVRLIHRNVQQGSNGGLHDVAIIDSLIANLRRIENHLSGETFAELFESLTTLQSSITADVPTASYSAQRNSTGSRGRPRIDVSREQLELLFNQGFRAKAMARLLGCSSSFIYRKLRSLGISIRQRFTPISDNDLDQHVRMLHQQHPRAGCEIMRGYLSAASIHVPRHRVRETLNRIDPAAAAQRWSNVIARRTYHVPFPNSLWHIDGYMRLIRWGIVIHGGIDGYSRVITYLNASTDNTALTVLAHFVRASCRYGLPSRVRSDHGGENTMVALLMNLLNGEGRGSHITGLSVHNQRIERLWRDVFTQVIHYYYNLFYSYEDEGLLEPDNEIHKYSLQTVYLPEITERLETFRKAWNNHSMRSEHSHTPNQMWLEGMIGSQQADSTAINNVFGENPYSEDSLEILLAHHGVQLEQLEAEEEVFDQAVVVSRPHIGLNQEQQRTLQDVLTGITDLKDKYVTCCREITTMLSA, encoded by the exons ATGGCCGACTTGGTTCTGTCACGTATTATGAGGAGAGTCAGACTTATTCATAGAAACGTCCAGCAAGGCAGTAATGGAGGCTTGCATGATGTTGCTATTATTGATTCTCTCATTGCTAATCTACGTCGTATTGAAAATCATTTGAGTGGGGAAACGTTTGCAGAATTGTTTGAGAGTCTGACTACATTACAGTCTTCCATAACTGCTGATGTGCCAACTGCTTCGTACTCTGCACAGCGTAACAGCACTG GCTCCCGGGGTAGACCCAGAATTGATGTGTCAAGAGAACAGCTGGAACTCTTATTCAACCAAGGATTTAGAGCAAAAGCAATGGCACGGCTTCTTGGCTGCTCATCGTCTTTCATTTACAGAAAACTCAGATCTTTGGGAATTTCGATAAGGCAAAGATTTACTCCCATCAGTGACAATGATCTTGATCAGCATGTACGAATGCTCCATCAGCAACATCCAAGGGCAGGTTGTGAG ATAATGAGGGGCTATCTTTCTGCTGCGAGTATACATGTACCTCGACATCGAGTGCGGGAGACACTGAACAGAATTGATCCAGCAGCAGCCGCACAAAGGTGGAGCAACGTTATTGCAAGGCGCACTTATCATGTACCATTTCCCAACAGTCTATGGCACATTGATGGATACATGCGCCTCATACG ctggGGTATTGTGATACATGGTGGTATAGATGGATATTCACGGGTCATCACCTACCTGAATGCCAGTACTGACAACACTGCCCTGACAGTTCTAGCTCACTTTGTAAGGGCAAGTTGCCGGTATGGACTTCCATCAAGGGTCAGATCAGACCATGGGGGTGAAAATACAATGGTAGCACTGTTAATGAACCTTTTGAATGGGGAAGGACGAGGGAGCCACATTACTGGGCTATCAGTTCACAATCAGCGAATTGAACGCCTCTGGAGGGATGTGTTCACACAAGTCATCCATTACTATTACAACTTGTTTTACTCTTATGAAGATGAAGGCCTTTTGGAACCAGACAATGAAATACATAAATACTCACTCCAAACAGTGTATCTTCCAGAAATTACAGAGAGATTGGAAACTTTCAGGAAGGCATGGAACAACCACAGCATGCGCAGTGAACATTCTCACACCCCTAACCAAATGTGGCTGGAGGGCATGATTGGCAGCCAGCAAGCAGACAGCACTGCAATCAACAATGTCTTTGGTGAGAATCCTTACAGTGAGGACAGCTTGGAAATACTGTTGGCACATCATGGTGTGCAGCTGGAGCAGTTAGAAGCCGAAGAGGAAGTCTTTGACCAGGCAGTAGTAGTGAGTCGACCACACATCGGTCTTAATCAAGAACAACAACGGACTCTTCAGGATGTTCTCACAGGAATTACAGACCTAAAAGACAAATACGTAACTTGCTGTAGAGAGATCACCACTATGCTTTCAGCCTAA
- the mcrs1 gene encoding microspherule protein 1 isoform X2, with protein sequence MRKKKVSKSSTSLTPPLTMVITPSPITKRVKKSKQPLQITKDLGRWKPTDDLLLINAVLQTTDLTSVHLGVKFSCRFTLREIQERWYALLYDPVISKLAWQAMRQLHPEAIAAVQSKALFSQAEEVLLAKISSSSQPKLEVFQDLLSKHPSVFYPSRTAKSLLVHWQLLKQYYLLDDQSVQPLPKADQVLNFSDAEQMVDDAKLKDSRDEVLEHELMVADRHQKREIRQLEQELPRWQVLVDSITGMNSPDFDNQTLAALRGRMVRYLMRSREITLGRATKDKQIDVDLSLEGPAWKISRQQGIIKLKNNGDFFIANEGRRPIYIDGRPVLSGNKWKLNNNSVMEIAGLRFVFLINQELISLIKAETAKMNQQ encoded by the exons atgagaaaaaaaa AGGTTTCAAAATCCAGCACCTCCTTAACTCCACCGCTCACCATGGTGATCACACCATCCCCAATTACCAAAAGAGTGAAGAAAAGCAAGCAACCTCTGCAGATCACTAAAGATCTTGGACGCTGGAAACCCACCGATGACCTGCTCTTAATTAATGCAGTGCTGCAG ACGACTGATCTCACATCTGTTCACTTGGGAGTGAAGTTCAGCTGTCGCTTCACGCTTAGGGAGATTCAGGAGCGGTGGTACGCTCTGCTCTATGACCCTGTCATATCAAA GCTGGCTTGGCAGGCCATGAGACAACTCCACCCAGAAGCTATCGCTGCAGTGCAGAGTAAAGCTTTGTTCAGCCAAGCAGAAGAGGTTCTGCTGGCAAAGATTAGCTCG AGCAGTCAACCAAAATTGGAGGTCTTCCAGGACTTGCTGAGTAAGCACCCCAGTGTCTTTTACCCATCACGCACAGCCAAGAGCTTGCTGGTGCATTGGCAACTGCTCAAACAATACTACTTACTGGATGATCAAAGTG tcCAACCACTCCCCAAAGCAGACCAGGTTCTTAACTTCTCAGATGCAGAGCAGATGGTTGATGATGCCAAGCTAAA GGACAGTAGGGATGAGGTGCTGGAGCATG AGTTGATGGTTGCAGATCGACATCAGAAAAGAGAGATCAGGCAGTTGGAGCAGGAGCTTCCCCGGTGGCAGGTCCTAGTGGACAGCATCACAG GCATGAACTCTCCAGACTTTGATAACCAGACATTGGCAGCATTAAGAGGCCGCATGGTCCGATACCTCATGAGGTCTAGAGAG ATCACTCTTGGCCGGGCCACCAAGGACAAACAGATAGATGTGGATCTGTCTTTAGAGGGACCAGCGTGGAAAATTTCCAGACAGCAGG GGATCATCAAACTGAAAAACAATggtgatttcttcattgcaaaCGAGGGCCGGAGACCAATCTACATTGATGGCAGACCTGTTCTCTCTGGTAACAAGTGGAAGCTTAACAACAACTCTGTGATGGAG ATTGCAGGTCTTCGTTTTGTGTTCCTCATCAACCAGGAGCTGATCTCTCTTATCAAAGCAGAAACAGCCAAGATGAACCAGCAGTAA
- the LOC143514210 gene encoding uncharacterized protein LOC143514210 → MEQLWHVVEFADKSTAVVPTSWVQNRQCLWPPRDSVNIHRAVKQQIKPSLDWTVHEQIRCLATCDTYEKAIDCLKRSVEPGCATTDIESEQENAERRKRISKPNPKYNIYMEAEEECTRKTCIPKSSSILSPDFYQSYRVASDVLDHTWPEGNLFAHHSNGESHHHLQKSSSCDNDTEVQPQPRQMLRDIGLSKVVQMLAQNMEENRDERRN, encoded by the exons ATGGAGCAATTGTGGCACGTGGTGGAGTTTGCTGACAAGAGCACGGCAGTTGTGCCCACTTCATGGGTCCAAAATAGACAATGTCTCTGGCCCCCACGTGACAGCGTCAACATTCACAGAGCTGTGaaacaacaaataaaaccaAGCTTAGACTGGACAGTTCATGAGCAGATTCGGTGCTTAGCAACTTGTG ACACATATGAGAAAGCCATAGATTGTTTAAAGAGATCAGTGGAACCTGGCTGTGCCACAACAGATATAGAATCTGAACAGGAAAATGCAGAACGCAGAAAAAGGATATCAAA ACCAAACCCAAAGTACAATATTTACATGGAAGCAGAAGAGGAGTGTACAAGGAAAACATGCATTCCTAAGTCTTCATCAATACTTTCACCAG ATTTCTATCAAAGTTACAGGGTAGCATCTGATGTCTTGGACCATACCTGGCCTGAAGGGAATTTATTTG CCCATCATAGTAATGGTGAAAGCCATCACCATCTGCAAAAGTCAAGTAGTTGTGATAACGATACAG AGGTACAACCACAACCCAGACAAATGCTCAGAG ACATTGGACTTAGCAAAGTGGTGCAAATGCTTGCACAAAATATGGAGGAAAACAGAGATGAGAGAAGAAATTAA